The nucleotide window TCTGGTGTTAATAGGAGATTAATTAGTGTTAATTGttgattttcttgtattttccCAAAGGGGAGACCAATCTGCCGAACTCTCGGGCTGTTTAATTATTTGGTCTTGCTTAGGAATCCAGACAGATGCTGCTAGGTTTGTGAGCAAAGGGGAGAGGCAGGGACTACAGGAGTGACTCAGAAGAGGAGGGCTGGGCTAGCGGGGACCTGCCCGAAGCTGTCACCCCTCCCAGAAGGCCAATTTAGCCTTGACATATCCCCTTTGAGAACAACTGTCCCCACTGCAGGCCCAGCAGCCTCCACGTTGTAATGCGGCTCAGCATAGCATGAGCCAAATTCCTTTCCAGGACAACCTACCCCAGCATCTCAAGTAGAACCCACTTCGGAGACGCTGACCTAAGACAAAGCTTGAAGATGACAGTGAAAAGCATTGTCAGAGGGTGGGGACAGCTAGCtggcagtgtgtgtgggggttgtCCTACACTTCAGAAAGCAGAACTGTGTTCCTTTGCTCTTGAGCCTTGCTTGGGGAGCAGCGGATGCAAGCTCTGTCCACGGGAAGGCTCGCCCAGGGCCAGGGCACATCTTGCTCAGCCAATCCTGCTGCTATGCCAGACCTCTTCAGACTCTGTCTTCCTCAGCCCAGTGTCTGAGGAAGGCCCCTAAGCCCTCACTGCTCCCCTCATCAGCCCTGGCTCTTCTGTCCTGATCGTTCATAACCGTCCCACAGCCCTCAGTCCATCTTCCTCAAGtgtatgcacacacgtgcacacacacacacacacacacacacacacacacacacacacacacacttgctgttGGTTCCTTATTCTTAGATCTCACTTACTTATTGGATGAAAGAAGAAACTAATCTGTCTGCTCAAGGCCTCCAAGTTACTTTGAGAAGCAAACAAACATGGCTGTCCTGGTCCCCAAACCAGAATGACCTTTCCCTGCCTTCAGCCCCATGCCCCCTGTACCTTGGGGAGTGCCCCTGGCCAGACTCGGACAGCACCATGGTTGAGGAGAGCTCGCACCGTGTGCTCAGGGCTGTGGGCCAGGGCTGTAGCCGGACCTTGCAGAGCACAGTGCAGAGGTGTATGTCCCCCATAGTCCATGGCATTAGCACTGACACCACAGGACAGGAGCAGCTCCACAACAGACGAATGGCCATGGCGGCAGGCCAGGTGCAGGGGCCGCTGCTTGTCCTGGTCAGCAGCGTCTGCATCTGCCCCAACTGACAGCAGCAAGCTGCACAGCTGGAAACAGCGGTTGGTGGTGGCCTCGGCATCCGCGGGGGATTGACAGCGGACATCACAGGCAGCCAGCAGTGGTGTCCAACCTTCAGCATTGCGGGTGTCAGGACATGCACCCCATCTTAGAAGCAGGTCTGCTAGTTCCACATGGCCCAGCCGGGCAGCTGTGTGCAGAGGAgtctcttcttcatcctcagaCCGACCGTCCACATGCGCTCCAAACTTCAGGAGCAACTCCACACACCTAATCAGGGAGAGAGGGGGCCAAGCAAAGTGTATGTCTGCTGGTCTGGGCACAGCAAACACACCAGGGACTCTGTGGACCTCATGGTTCTacaccttccttccatccctgcTTTCCCAGAAACAGGAGGCAGAATCAGCTGTGGACTCTCTGTGCTTGCTCTCCAATTCTGGAACTCAGATGACCTCTTTTCTCTGCCTCTAAAGTTGTGAGATTACAGAACTTTACACCAGCCATCACAGCCCACGGTGACatcttcttgggttttgtttgaaaaggtttatttttactatttttaaaatggtgtgtgtgtgtgtgtgtgtgtgtgtgtgtgtgtgtgtgtgtgtaagcatgtgctCAAAGGCATTTGATCCTTCagcctgaagctggagttattggcagttgtgaactgcttgatatgggtgctgggaatcaaactcgggtctctGTGAagacagtacatgctcttaactgctgagtcatctcttcattCAATAGCCTCAAAACCAAACTCTCAGGAGTTGGAGAGACGGCTTAGCAATCAGGAGCacggctgcttttccagaggacccaggttcaatccccagcaaccatatggtggcttacagccatccaaactccagttctaggaaactCTAtagccttcttctgacctccttaggcaccagacacatacatggcacacatatatacatgtaggcaaaacacacacataaaatcaaataacctttaaaaacaaaacctgagtTCTTTCTGCAGGAATCATCCTCATGTGAATACAAGCCACAAAGAAGTCACCGTGTGGTTGGAACATGTTCCTCTTTTGGCCCAGCCTCAGTCCCTGGTATTCTATCACTCTCACATCCTAGAGAACACCAAAGCTGTGAGGACGGGGATCTTGCACAGGCTTATACATTAGTGAGAGATGGAGCTGACGGAGCTCAGCGATTTAGAGCACTGATTGCTTTCCCAAAAGACCCTTGTTTGGTTTCCTGCACCCACGTAGTATCACCATTCATggtatggctttttttttttttttcttttttgaggcagggtttctctgtagctttggagcttaccctggaactcactttgcagaccagcctggccttgaactcacagagctccacttggctctgcctcctgagtgctgggattgaaagtgtgcgccaccaccgcccggctggaaatttttatattgtatgtattttacTGCAATtgcttatttactttttgttaggGCTTCTAGGGAACTTTAAATTACATCCACGGCTCACctgttccctctctctttctctcagtctctgttttgttgagaaagggtctgatcttgatatgtagccaagggtgaccttgaactccactCCTCCTGCCTGTATGTCCCATTGCTAGGGCTGcaggtgtatgccactatgccTTGATctactttagttttttttttaagatttatttatttattatgtatacagcatttatGACTGTgggccagatgagggcaccagatctcattacagatggttgtgagccaccatgtggttgctgggaattgaactcaggacctttgggagagcagtcagtgctcttcacctttgagctatctctccagcctcatactTTAGATTTCTATTGGACCATACTGGTATAGACTATTTCAACTGTGATGTGACTAACCCTGGGAAACGCCCTGGTGGTGAATGAGCTTAACAGGGGGACAAGGTCTACAGGAGGGCACTCAATGGTGACTTGTCCCTGTCTACAAGGCATGAAGTCATGGAGGGAGGGCCTGAGTTCTTGGGGTTTCCAAGGACCCTTCTGTTCAGATTCCACAGTGAGGACAAGTGGTAAGTGGGTTCTGAATCACAGGTCACAATAATTTTAGGTCAACGCAAAGGAATATTTCCTTGTGGAAGATGAATCACAGGCACACTTTGATGTGCCAATCAGTATCTTATGAGTTTAAATTAGTTCTTCTGTTGTGCTTGGGATAAGACCCTGGGCTCTGGgaagcaagcaccctaccactgagccacacccccttGAACTTAGTCCTTTTCCCTCTCAgtatgcagccaaggatggccGTGAACTCCTAACCCTCATGCCTTCATCTCTCAAGATGCTGGTATTATAAgctattcttttgtgtgtgtgtgtggagctgaggatcaaacccagggccttgcacttgctaggcaagcactctaccactgagctaaatccccaacccctccttaaGCTATTCTTGAGCTCATGGTTGTGGGCTCACCCTGATAATGTGGGAATCCTGCCTGCTGCTCTACCCACTCCCAGTCCTTTAGAGTCTGTTTGGGCTACAAGACAGCAGATCCCCTGAGAATAGGACCATGGAACACTGGATGagcaaacaaaatgttaaaatttcACAGTAGTATCATCTTCTCCATTACCAAGCTGGCCAGAGCCCTCAGTGAAGTCCATGAGGCTGGGCCCCCGCTCCAGCTCTCCACACTCACCCAGGGGAGCAGAAAAACCATCTCAAGTTAGCACGCTCCTgtggttcctttctttcttttttttttttttttctttctttttttttttttttaattttgagacagggtgtctctgtgtagttttggtgcctgtcctggatggatctcactctgtagaccaggctggcctcgaactcacagagatctgcctggctctgcctccggagtgctggtatttttttttttttttttaatgtggagctgaggattgaacccagggtcttgcgctttcaagcctctaccactgagctaaatccccaacccctccgagtgctgggattaaaggtaagtgccaccaccgcctggcttcctgTGGTTTCTTAACCTGGACCAATGGATGTCTTGGGAGTGACTGCATATTGACACCATCAGCCCATCCTGTCCCTTGAGAGTGGGTCCAGGATGAGAGGTCACTCACTCAAGGATACCAGGGCCCCTGCAGAGGTGCAAAGGGCGTTTCCCATCCTGGTCAGGGATGTTGGGGTCCGctccagccaccagcagcacatGGACACAGGCGGTATGACCTGCAGTACAGGCTTCATGCAGGGCAGTGCGGCCTCCAGGGGCACTGTCTGGCTTGGCTCGACGCTTCAACAGCAACCGAAGAACTTCAGTGTGGCCACGGCTGGCTGCCACATGCAGTGGAGTGGTCAGCTCCTCTTCATATGTCAGAGACCAGAGTCCTAGAAAGGGACAGAGGTCTCAGATCTCTCGGGATGGTAAAGAGCTGCCAGGCAAAGGGATGAAGCTGATAGAGGCGGAATGAAGGAACCCAGAGCTTGTTCTAAAGCCTCCCCTCTCCCGCTCGGACCCATCCATGCCCCGCCCATACTCAGAGCACGGATGTTGAAGCGGAAATCTCTCCATCGCTCTGGGTCGCTGGTATCAAAGATGGAGTCTGGAGCCAGGCCAGCGCTGGAGTCCGCAAGGATTTGAGAGACAGAGCCCACATCCCCAGCCAGTACTGCCTGCCAGAAGGCAAGGGCAGGTCCTGAAGCCGTGCGGGTGATGATAGGTCCCACGCCAGGCTTAAGGTGCTCCTCAGACGCTCTGTCAGGCTTCTCCACTAGCCTGGCACAGAGGGTGTGTCTGCCACCCTGAGGCTCTCCCTGGCACTCCTTTGGGGACCAGCTCATGAGCATTTGGGGAAAGGGAGACtttcagggaggaagaggaagggactaTTTGCCGAGAGGGGCAAACAcaggcagagggagcagaggcCCGTGTCCCTTGCTGGAGTCTGACCTGGCCACAGTGTCCCACCAGAGCTATTCTGGGCTCCACATGACTTCTATCTTGGGCCAAGGTCTAGATTGGGAAAGTTTGGTGTGAGGGAACGGCAGCTAGGGACTTCAGCTTGCCCTCAATCCTTGGGACCCCTGTTCCTGAGGCAGCCAGCCCAGCTCCCATCACAGGCCTCCCCAGACCCAGCTGCCCCTCACCCCTCTGGTGGCTGCTCCAGCGAGGCTCAGCTGCCCGGCTCTCCAGCAGCAGGTCAGCTGTGCTGTGGGGGGGGAACAGGTCCTGCAGCCTCGCCAGGTCCCCAGTGTACAGTGCGTTCTGCAGAGCCATGTCACGGCAGAGCAGTGGTGATGACCGAGGGGTCCTCCGGGCTGAATAGGACTGAGCTCTCCAGGTCTGGCAGGTAGGGGCAGAGGGGAGACACCCCGGATGATGTCTTCTGTGGGGTGGAGAACTCCTTCCCGCCCCAGGCATGGCTGGTTTCTAGGAGAGGGAGCCAAAGGAGCGAGACTTGAGCCACGCTGAAGTTGGACTGTGCAGGCAATGCTGGGCTCCAGCCAGGGGGAGTCCAATATGGGAGGAGCAGGAGAGCCACCAGGCCAGCTGGAAATAGCACTGGTCTCTGAGTGCTCAATGGAGCTTCTGCTGGAGACAGGGGAGAAAGGAGCAGGACAGAGCGGTGTGGAAGCAACTCCGAGCTTTACTCCCAGGCTGAATGGCGTCAAGGTTGATGCTCTGTCCAAGCCATTGCCTccaggacaaaaacaaaaagttctggAGGAGAGGGTGTGCCTGGGGACACACAGGTAACTTGCCCCAGAGCCGGGACTCAACCTGTGACCCTAAGCCACTTGTTCCATTATCGGTCAGCTCCAGATGCGTAGTCTGTGACCTCAAGGGAGGCTGCTGATTCCTGTTCCTCGAATACAACCTTCCGCTCCTAAACCCAAAGGAACCTGGTGGAGATGAGCATCAGAGACTCTGTGTGGGGCACTCCCAGGGCTTCTCTGGAAGACAGACTCCGTCCAGGCAAACAGGGCTCAGTCCTCAGGCAGCAAAAGAATCACTCCCACGCCCATCCCAGCTGCTGACCTGCTCTGATCCTCAATGCTTATCCTAGATGCTGGCCCCATTCCCATCCCAGGTACCAACTTCCCGCCCAGCTCAAGTTCTGGCTTCCCATCTAGGTACCAGTCCCCCATACACACCCCAGGCATCAGCTTCCCCTGCCCATCTCAGGTGCCAGTTCACTCCCTGGATGACCCCCAGCATCTCGTACGTGGCATCTCTACCCCTCCCTAATTGTACGGAAGGCTTAGCTGGAAGTGATACAGGAAACCTCTCTTGACCATTCAGCCCAGAAGATAGACTGCTTTTGTTGAGGAAGGCgggaataaaaagcaaaagaatgggggttggggatttagctcagtggtagagcgcttgcctagcaagcgcaaggacctgggtttgagcctcagctccaaaaaaaaaaaaaaaaaaaaaaaaaaaaaagcgaaagaatggagaaaggaaaagtggaGGTAAGCCCTTGGGCTGGGTTCTGTGGAGTCTGCCTGCCGTGGGCTCTATGCTCTCACCTGGTCTGGCTCACACTGGCAGGGCACCATTGGACACCGACTGACTTTTCTCATACCCTCTGTGCAAGGTTGGCATGTCTGCTTTCCGAGAAAGCAACTGTGTTTTCTTTAGCCCTTGCTGACACGGTAGTGCTGACCACTTGAGTTTCCTACCCCGTGGGAGGGGTCTTTGTAGGAAAGAGGTTGTaatagttacttttctccttgcaATGACAAAAACGAAAACCCATCACCACCCACACAACCCCACACAACAGCAGCAAACAAACTTGACAACGACGTAAGGGAGGCaggatttattctggctcacagttcagggggATACAGTCCATGGTGTTGGGCAGGTAGGCAGCAGAAACGGGAGGCGGCTGGTCACAGTGCTCCCACAATCGGGAAGAACAGAGTGAGGAATGCTAGTGCccagcttctcttctcttttgcgTTCAGTCGGTACCCCAACCCATGAAATGGATCCACCTACATTCAGGGTGTGTCTTCCCAGCTCAATCAACCCAGTCTACAAACTTCCTCCCAGATATGCCCAGAGATCTGTGTCCAAGGTGACTCTATATCCTGCCTGCCAAGGTGACAGTCGGTATTAACCATTCACCGTCATGGAGGGGAGGACCACTCAAAGGGCATTGCCTCTACCCCTCTCTATGGTCCACCATAGGCCCCTCCAGgcccacctccattcccacccAAGCACCCTCACTTCCTTCACCCCCTCACCCTGGAGATGCTTTGGCTAGAACTGAGTTCCAGATCAGGAAGAACCTTAGAGGATGTCCTGTCCAACCTCTCCTCACTTTAtaaagagggaaactgaggctcagacagGTTCCAGGGTGAGTGAATGCCAGTGGGCTGTAAGCAGGGCTAACAGCCCTTCTAGACTTGGTACTTCTCCCTTTGGGTCCTCTCACCTCTGTCCTTCCCTGGCTCTCCCCTCTCCAcccacttctttattttttatttatttatttatttattccggagctgaggaccgaacccagggtcttgggcttgctaggcaagcgctctacccctgagctaaatccccaactccaccaCCCACTTCTTAAGTAACCTGAGCAAGTGAAGTGGAGAGCCAGCACAGGAAATGACAAGGTAAAGCCACAGGTGTGGTAGGAGGGGCTTGGGCAGCCAGAGCAGAGGCTAGATGAGCCAGGGTGGAGAGGTGAAGAAAGGTGGCAGGGCCCAGGGACAGGAAGCCATGAAGATGGTGACCAAGAGAAGAAAGCCCTCAGGAGCCACCTGGGCCTTTATGTGTCTGTCCCTCCCTTGGCCCTGGTGGCCCCACCCATTCACCACAGCCCGCCCCACAGGTCCACCgtcacttcctctttttcttctcctttgccagtctggcctcctcagcctcctgttGGTCCTTGCTAAATTTCACATTCTTTCTACCCAGTGGAGTCTTGAAATACCATTCCTGGGGTGGCAGAGAAGCAGGGACTGAGTCCACGGCGTGCAAACCCTCCTTTCCCCTGGCAATTGTCTTCCATCATCCCCCaggtttgggggtgggtgggcaggtgCCCCATCACAGCAGGGGCTTCGCCTAGTCCCCAGCAGGTACTTCAGGCCACAGTGTCAGCCATCTAGAGAGGTGCATGTCCCTCCACCCGCACAGGCCTCTGTGACTCCTATGTCAACCTGTCTCCAGGGATGGTCATCAAATCAACAGTGACAGCTAGAGCCAGCAGCCCAGGTGGCACACTCTCCAGCTTCTTTGCTCAGGCTCCTACACCTTGGTCCCTTCCCTGGTGTTACTAATCCCTTTCCCCGAAGAAGCCTAAGTTCATTTACCCTGACCATCCCCTGGTAACAGGGCCACAAAAGGAGGAACCCCGGACATGCAGAGGGCTGACTCCAGGCTGGCACTACTGAGCCCCCTGACCCTGCCCTGGCACTTTCACCTTTAGGgattcctcctcttccctgtaTACTGGATCCAGCCtcgccaggtggctcacaaactcGGAGGCAACCAGCGGCTTCTTGGACAGTTGAAGGAGCCGCCGCTCAGTCAGCACTGACTGGATGACTTGTAGAATGTGACCAGGGGTATAGCCGTCAGATACCCGAGCCAGGGCACTAACGTCCAGACTCTGGGTCAGCTGTGTTCCCCGGTTCTCTATCATGCGCTTCCAGAGCACTGCCGGCAGAGGAGAGGTCGGGGTGTAAAGGTcagagagcaacagaaaagccAAGCCCACAGCTCTGGCTGTGTCTAAGCAGCTCTGAGCCCCGGAGAGCAGCGTGTCTCTCCAGGAAGGTGTGGGACCTGGACAGGTAGGGATGATGTTCTAGTTACATACCCAGTGTCCATGACACTGAGGTCAGGAGCCAATGAGCCTGGCTGCTAGTATGTGGTCTTTCCAGACCTGTCATTGGGTACTAGAGCTGAGGCTCAAAGCAgcagtgggggatggggagagggcaggggcTCAGAAGGGTCGGAGTCCCTGGGTTCCACTCCTGGCCTCACCATAACGAGAAGCATAATCGGGCCGAGGTATGAAGAGGATGCGTTCATAGAATCGGCACAGCCCCTTCAACTCCGCTAGCTGTGGACGGTCAGTAGTGCCAATCAGCATCACACGGTCACCAGGACTCAGCAGTCTGGTGGCCTTCATGaggtctttctttattctctttggGTCCAGCTGCTCCAAGGAGAGAAGGTTGTAGGGTTGAGACATGGTGCCTGGGCCTGTGAGAGCCCTGTTCTCAGAGCACACGGCCTAGGCCGTGCTTCCCATCAGTTCTGAGTGTCACGGGCCTTCGAAAGCAGGCATGACAAGAATGGAGAACTCGAGCAAGGTGTCAGTTTCGTTTTCAGTGACTGGAGCAGGatttccagccccccccccccccaggctctgGTTGTCCCTCACAGCCTTCCTGCCCACACTCCtcaccctcctttcttcctttgggaTCTTCTTATAGAAGGTTTTCTCAGTATTTCCAATCCAGATGACAGAGGGCTGGTAGACCCGGGCCACCTGGAGAGGTTGGAGCGTAGAAACCAGGTGTCAGGCATCCCTGGGCAAGGGTCAGGCCCCAGCAGCTGACCTTGCAATCCCTAGCTCCCATttgctctcctctgccttcttctcctcccacatTCCCCGGCATAAGGACTGCAGGGGAACCCAGGCTTCCACAGGGGTTGCTGGGAAGACATCAGCTCAGGCCCCTGTATCTCAGCACTACATAGGTCATCCCTAAAGTGCTCAGAAAACCCACCCTGTGGTTCTTTCCACCCAGAGAAATCACCCCTTGCTCCACAAGGCTGCAGACCTTAAAGACAGTGTGCACCAGAAGCTGTGCACCATTCTTTCCAGGGTATTTGCCCATCACGTTGCCAGGTGACAGGTCAAACAGGTTGGCACCGGTTTCTGTGCATACGGCATGGACCAACATCTTCTTCCCCATGCCAGAGGGTCCCACCAGGAGGATGGAGCGGACATGGGGAGCCATGGAATGTATGTCATGAGAGCCTGGGAGGAAGTAGAGAGGGCTGGGGCAGGCCATGGACCAAAACTGGGCAGTAGGCTGCAGAAGACCCTTGAAAGTTTTGCCAAGGCCTGGGGCTGAGGGTGTGAGGTGCAGGTGTGCGCTGAGCTCTCTCCCCCAACACTTGAGCAGTTTCCCCAGTCTGCAGCAGCAGCCTGCTGAGCAACCCCACAGTGGGGAACTGAGTGTGAGGCCAGGAGGGACCGTTGCTATTTTCCAGACCATATATTTTCACCCCTGGATTATGGTGGGTGGCGTTGAAAGGCCCATGACACACTGGTTTGGAAAGCTCCTGGTCTCTGGCATTTAACAAGCTCTCAGGGATGCTCTTCTGAAAAAACGAGACTGACTACAGGGTGTCACTTgggactgagcaagtcatggatGCACTTGATCTCTGGGGTGGCCCAACCTGAGTGTAACTGCAGAAGGATCTGGGGCTGTCAGGAGTCCTATACCCACTAAGGTTAGGGAGAATCAAGCTTGCATACCCTGCTCAGCCATGCTTTCCTGGTCCTACCCAGCCCCGGTTTTTCACTCCCCTGGGGTTCTCACCCAGCCGAAGAACCCCATACAAGGCCATGTTCTGTCGTATATCAAAC belongs to Onychomys torridus chromosome 3, mOncTor1.1, whole genome shotgun sequence and includes:
- the Asb10 gene encoding ankyrin repeat and SOCS box protein 10 isoform X2, with product MPGAGRSSPPHRRHHPGCLPSAPTCQTWRAQSYSARRTPRSSPLLCRDMALQNALYTGDLARLQDLFPPHSTADLLLESRAAEPRWSSHQRGLWSLTYEEELTTPLHVAASRGHTEVLRLLLKRRAKPDSAPGGRTALHEACTAGHTACVHVLLVAGADPNIPDQDGKRPLHLCRGPGILECVELLLKFGAHVDGRSEDEEETPLHTAARLGHVELADLLLRWGACPDTRNAEGWTPLLAACDVRCQSPADAEATTNRCFQLCSLLLSVGADADAADQDKQRPLHLACRHGHSSVVELLLSCGVSANAMDYGGHTPLHCALQGPATALAHSPEHTVRALLNHGAVRVWPGALPKVLERWCTSPRTIEVLMNTYCVVQLPEEARDLVPPEIVQKHHRFYSSLFALVRQPRSLQHLSRCALRCHLEGGLPHALPRLPLPSSLLRYLQLDFEDVLY
- the Asb10 gene encoding ankyrin repeat and SOCS box protein 10 isoform X1, which translates into the protein MLMSWSPKECQGEPQGGRHTLCARLVEKPDRASEEHLKPGVGPIITRTASGPALAFWQAVLAGDVGSVSQILADSSAGLAPDSIFDTSDPERWRDFRFNIRALRLWSLTYEEELTTPLHVAASRGHTEVLRLLLKRRAKPDSAPGGRTALHEACTAGHTACVHVLLVAGADPNIPDQDGKRPLHLCRGPGILECVELLLKFGAHVDGRSEDEEETPLHTAARLGHVELADLLLRWGACPDTRNAEGWTPLLAACDVRCQSPADAEATTNRCFQLCSLLLSVGADADAADQDKQRPLHLACRHGHSSVVELLLSCGVSANAMDYGGHTPLHCALQGPATALAHSPEHTVRALLNHGAVRVWPGALPKVLERWCTSPRTIEVLMNTYCVVQLPEEARDLVPPEIVQKHHRFYSSLFALVRQPRSLQHLSRCALRCHLEGGLPHALPRLPLPSSLLRYLQLDFEDVLY
- the Asb10 gene encoding ankyrin repeat and SOCS box protein 10 isoform X3, which produces MLMSWSPKECQGEPQGGRHTLCARLVEKPDRASEEHLKPGVGPIITRTASGPALAFWQAVLAGDVGSVSQILADSSAGLAPDSIFDTSDPERWRDFRFNIRALRLWSLTYEEELTTPLHVAASRGHTEVLRLLLKRRAKPDSAPGGRTALHEACTAGHTACVHVLLVAGADPNIPDQDGKRPLHLCRGPGILECVELLLKFGAHVDGRSEDEEETPLHTAARLGHVELADLLLRWGACPDTRNAEGWTPLLAACDVRCQSPADAEATTNRCFQLCSLLLSVGADADAADQDKQRPLHLACRHGHSSVVELLLSCGVSANAMDYGGHTPLHCALQGPATALAHSPEHTVRALLNHGAVRVWPGALPKKHHRFYSSLFALVRQPRSLQHLSRCALRCHLEGGLPHALPRLPLPSSLLRYLQLDFEDVLY